From Chryseobacterium salivictor, a single genomic window includes:
- a CDS encoding glycosyltransferase family 4 protein codes for MKVLVLYDYPPSPGGLATQGDMLFRGLLELGVDAKAAHFESAQEKEWYYRWFEPDIVVGVGYWGHTPELILHPQRYGILAVPWLVADGYIANYQEVLNELPLILVTSNWVKEMYVRDGIKAENIEVLPVGCDTSSFVPFDKNDPKILTVRESLGISPDQIMILTVGGDAASKGAQEVMQALALIDTKAPDWKYVCKVWPQPRTEVQNMLDLKMAESLGLERNITYATNKISRNFMPYLIGACDIYAAPSRLEGFGMPQVEAGACGKPVIGINAMGLLDTLIHNETAFLAHVAKKIVVNEVILGEESGYEANRKVQFDVPRTVDYRANIQDIATYLLKLMEDEELRIKMGKAGRARAVEHFDYKVVTKKFLQILEDRLGIK; via the coding sequence ATGAAAGTTTTAGTCTTATATGATTACCCGCCTTCGCCAGGGGGCTTAGCCACTCAGGGAGACATGCTTTTCCGTGGACTGCTTGAACTCGGTGTCGATGCGAAAGCAGCCCATTTCGAATCAGCTCAGGAAAAAGAATGGTATTACCGCTGGTTCGAGCCCGACATTGTGGTGGGAGTCGGTTATTGGGGCCATACACCGGAACTTATCCTTCATCCGCAGCGTTACGGAATTCTGGCCGTACCCTGGTTGGTCGCAGATGGATACATTGCCAATTATCAGGAAGTTTTAAACGAACTGCCGCTTATTTTGGTGACCTCAAACTGGGTGAAAGAAATGTATGTAAGAGACGGCATCAAAGCTGAAAACATCGAGGTGCTTCCGGTAGGATGTGACACTTCATCTTTTGTTCCTTTTGATAAAAATGATCCTAAAATTTTGACCGTTCGCGAATCATTGGGGATTTCGCCGGATCAGATTATGATTCTCACCGTAGGTGGTGACGCCGCTTCAAAAGGCGCTCAGGAAGTAATGCAGGCATTGGCACTCATCGACACCAAAGCACCCGACTGGAAATATGTTTGTAAAGTATGGCCACAACCCCGTACAGAAGTTCAAAATATGCTCGATCTGAAAATGGCAGAATCCCTCGGCCTCGAAAGAAACATCACCTACGCAACCAACAAGATTTCGCGAAACTTTATGCCTTATTTAATTGGAGCCTGCGATATTTATGCGGCTCCATCAAGGCTTGAAGGCTTTGGCATGCCTCAGGTAGAAGCTGGTGCGTGCGGCAAACCGGTAATAGGAATCAATGCCATGGGCTTGTTGGACACCCTGATCCATAATGAGACTGCTTTTTTGGCTCACGTCGCCAAAAAAATCGTCGTAAATGAAGTTATTTTAGGGGAAGAGTCGGGCTATGAAGCCAATCGTAAAGTTCAGTTTGACGTGCCGAGAACAGTTGATTATCGTGCCAATATTCAGGATATCGCCACCTATCTGCTAAAGCTGATGGAAGATGAGGAACTCCGGATAAAAATGGGGAAAGCCGGAAGAGCGCGTGCCGTAGAACATTTTGATTACAAAGTGGTTACCAAAAAATTTCTACAGATTTTAGAAGATAGATTAGGAATTAAATAA
- the nagB gene encoding glucosamine-6-phosphate deaminase has protein sequence MRVLIKQDGNDIAHWTSDYLIKKINDFRPTTEKPFVLGLPTGSSPIATYNELVRRNKSGDISFRHVITFNMDEYIGIPENHPESYHFFMYENLFRHIDIPIENINILNSNTDDLEKECIEYEKKIMKYGGIELFLGGIGMDGHIAFNEPGSSLTSRTRIKTLCYDTIQANSRFFENDASQVPTEVLTVGVGTIMDAREVLIVVSGYHKARALREVLEGSVNHMWPASILQMHPKCVLICDEPATMELQVKTVKYFKDIERISANGTHL, from the coding sequence ATGAGAGTTCTGATAAAACAAGACGGTAATGACATCGCCCATTGGACTTCCGATTATTTAATTAAAAAAATAAATGATTTCCGTCCGACGACAGAAAAGCCGTTTGTACTTGGGTTACCAACAGGTTCTTCCCCAATTGCAACTTATAATGAACTGGTAAGAAGGAATAAGTCAGGCGATATCTCCTTTCGTCATGTGATCACTTTCAACATGGATGAATACATTGGTATTCCGGAAAACCATCCCGAGAGTTATCATTTTTTCATGTATGAAAACCTCTTCAGGCATATCGATATTCCTATAGAAAACATCAATATTTTAAACAGCAATACAGATGATCTGGAAAAAGAGTGTATTGAATATGAGAAGAAGATCATGAAATACGGCGGCATTGAACTGTTTCTCGGCGGAATAGGAATGGACGGACATATCGCATTTAACGAACCCGGATCTTCGCTCACTTCCAGAACAAGAATAAAAACACTGTGCTATGATACCATTCAGGCAAATTCGAGATTTTTTGAAAATGATGCATCTCAGGTTCCCACCGAAGTTCTTACTGTTGGTGTCGGGACGATTATGGATGCCAGAGAAGTTCTGATCGTGGTCAGCGGTTATCATAAGGCCAGAGCATTGAGAGAAGTATTGGAAGGTTCTGTAAACCATATGTGGCCTGCTTCCATACTTCAAATGCATCCAAAATGTGTATTAATTTGTGACGAACCGGCCACAATGGAATTACAGGTTAAAACAGTAAAATACTTCAAAGATATCGAACGTATTTCTGCGAATGGAACACATCTGTAA
- a CDS encoding glycoside hydrolase 100 family protein: MLPEENQQIEDAKKAAIEVLLHNAHGTVADLPRTAGWGYPEPYTRDLLIAVLGIATSENKELIESSRNVLSTLAKNQSENGQIPSLVSDKANLGSSDTTPLFLMAVGIFRKILGDPNFLEDAVNKAIIWMEYQCPTSYHLIAQQPTSDWRDEQWVPGHGLFVNTLTYSGLQLLGKHQQAENLGNAMRQLTYSSDKSHSCPHEGFSIKDKPYYALWSYKIYSSTRFDLLGNSLAILSGLASAEKAGEMVKWIENECQQMHKTKDLAVDLTPNFFPFILPEDSDWLPRYSEFNNPGDYHNGGIWPFISGFYIAALVAAKEFEVAEKKLLALTNLIKKGRNENLEFSFNEWYKAQTGNPMGQDWQSWSASNYLYAAACVQKRYTPFFDGIRSD; the protein is encoded by the coding sequence ATGTTACCTGAAGAAAACCAACAGATTGAAGATGCCAAGAAAGCAGCCATAGAAGTACTTTTGCACAATGCTCATGGAACCGTTGCCGATTTACCAAGAACCGCAGGATGGGGATATCCCGAACCTTATACCCGGGATCTTTTGATAGCAGTATTGGGAATCGCAACCAGTGAAAATAAAGAACTGATAGAGAGTTCAAGAAATGTCTTATCGACCTTAGCCAAAAATCAATCGGAAAATGGACAAATCCCGTCACTCGTCAGTGATAAAGCCAATCTTGGTTCCAGTGACACTACTCCATTATTTTTAATGGCAGTCGGGATTTTCAGAAAAATACTCGGTGACCCAAACTTTCTTGAAGACGCGGTAAACAAAGCAATCATTTGGATGGAATACCAGTGTCCAACCAGCTATCACTTAATAGCGCAACAGCCAACCAGTGATTGGCGCGATGAGCAATGGGTGCCCGGCCATGGGCTTTTCGTCAATACGCTGACCTACTCCGGGCTTCAACTTTTGGGAAAACACCAGCAAGCCGAAAACCTCGGAAATGCAATGCGGCAGTTGACCTATTCTTCAGACAAATCCCACAGTTGTCCGCACGAAGGATTTTCTATTAAAGACAAACCCTATTACGCTTTGTGGTCTTATAAAATTTACAGCAGCACCCGGTTTGATTTACTGGGAAACAGTCTCGCCATTCTGTCCGGATTAGCGTCGGCAGAAAAAGCCGGAGAGATGGTAAAATGGATAGAAAACGAATGTCAACAAATGCATAAAACCAAGGATTTGGCAGTTGATCTGACGCCCAATTTTTTCCCTTTTATTCTCCCGGAAGATTCGGATTGGCTACCGAGATATTCAGAATTCAATAATCCCGGAGATTATCATAATGGCGGAATCTGGCCATTTATCAGCGGATTTTATATTGCAGCGCTGGTCGCCGCAAAAGAATTCGAGGTGGCAGAAAAGAAACTTCTCGCATTGACCAACCTCATCAAAAAAGGCAGAAACGAGAACTTAGAATTTAGCTTTAATGAATGGTATAAAGCCCAAACAGGAAATCCAATGGGTCAGGATTGGCAATCCTGGAGTGCTTCCAATTATTTATACGCAGCAGCTTGTGTTCAAAAAAGATATACCCCGTTTTTTGATGGTATCCGGTCGGACTAA
- a CDS encoding glycosyltransferase family 4 protein translates to MKIAFIATYPPRECGIGTFTQSLVHAIKDHNEVIIIAMHDGQENYPFPPEVKFTIRQEHQTDYLKAADFINQSDTDVCIVQHEFGIYGGQSGVYILPLLHRLQIPLISTLHTILQKPSYTEKAILKKICTMSDKLVVMSHKAIQFLEDIYHVPSAKILRIEHGVPDIHFDKEKSRAELKFTDKKLLLTFGFVGRNKGIETVIKALPEIIKKHPDIVYVVLGKTHPHLLRSEGEQYRNYLHLLIKTLKISDHVLLINEFAEEKALFKYLAACDIYITPYINEAQITSGTLTYAMGSGCVVVSTPYWHAVELLTGNKGCLFDFKDEHALTKVLNELFDKPQLMKTIQQKAEKYGQGIIWPKIGEKYIELAEQLTYDPVKPEQKNDTDIDPLLLPPFSLTHIKRLTDDTGIIQHAKFGIPNLKEGYCLDDNARAMLMACMAYKLKKNQIALDLMPIYLSYIHYMQNKDGTFRNFLSFNRNFLDEVGSEDSFGRTIWSLGYLMQNAPNDAFYQTARLVFFDAAPNFEKMKSIRGIANTMIGISYYLKANPGDLEIKMCLVRMTDVLVAHFEQNRSKDWDWFESLLAYDNGILPLALLHASQVLENKKAKDIAFESMNFLTTHTLKDGYLSVIGNRQWFIKDKERSVYAQQPIDAMAMVLAYHQAFVLTEDRKYLENIFTSYLWFLGENDLRLSLYDFETKGCCDGFEDYGINRNQGAESSLAYLISHLTVLQAYEESAHFREVSTSNNSVNHTTRHSETEISKID, encoded by the coding sequence ATGAAAATCGCCTTTATAGCTACATATCCACCACGGGAATGCGGAATAGGAACTTTTACGCAGAGTTTAGTTCATGCCATAAAAGACCATAATGAGGTCATTATTATTGCCATGCATGACGGTCAGGAAAATTACCCATTTCCGCCTGAGGTGAAATTCACAATACGTCAGGAACATCAGACCGATTATTTGAAAGCTGCTGATTTTATTAATCAAAGTGATACAGATGTCTGCATCGTGCAGCATGAATTTGGGATTTATGGGGGACAAAGTGGCGTCTATATTTTGCCGCTTTTACACCGTTTGCAAATTCCTTTGATTTCAACGCTGCATACCATTCTTCAAAAACCGTCTTACACCGAGAAAGCCATTTTAAAAAAAATCTGCACCATGTCCGATAAATTAGTGGTCATGAGTCATAAAGCCATTCAATTTCTTGAAGATATTTATCATGTTCCGTCTGCAAAAATTTTACGAATTGAGCATGGCGTCCCCGATATTCATTTTGATAAAGAGAAGTCGAGAGCGGAACTGAAATTTACCGATAAAAAACTGCTTTTAACCTTTGGTTTCGTGGGCCGCAATAAAGGAATTGAAACCGTAATTAAAGCGTTGCCTGAAATCATTAAAAAGCATCCTGATATCGTCTATGTCGTTTTAGGAAAAACGCATCCCCACTTACTCAGATCCGAAGGTGAACAATACCGAAACTACCTTCATCTCCTCATAAAAACGCTCAAAATAAGCGACCACGTCCTGTTAATCAATGAATTTGCTGAAGAAAAAGCGCTTTTTAAATATCTCGCTGCGTGTGATATTTATATCACCCCATATATTAATGAAGCTCAAATTACGAGCGGCACCTTAACTTACGCCATGGGTTCTGGCTGCGTTGTGGTTTCTACTCCCTATTGGCATGCAGTAGAACTGCTAACCGGAAACAAAGGATGTCTTTTCGATTTTAAAGATGAGCACGCTTTAACAAAGGTCCTGAATGAATTGTTTGACAAACCCCAGTTAATGAAAACCATTCAGCAAAAAGCTGAAAAATATGGTCAGGGAATCATCTGGCCAAAAATCGGTGAGAAGTACATTGAACTGGCTGAGCAATTGACTTATGACCCCGTAAAACCAGAACAGAAAAATGACACCGATATCGATCCCTTATTGTTACCCCCATTTTCATTAACTCATATAAAAAGGCTGACTGATGATACCGGAATTATTCAGCATGCAAAATTTGGAATCCCTAACCTGAAAGAAGGCTATTGCTTAGACGACAATGCCCGTGCGATGTTGATGGCTTGTATGGCCTATAAACTAAAAAAGAATCAAATTGCATTAGACTTAATGCCAATTTATCTTAGCTATATCCATTATATGCAGAATAAGGATGGGACTTTCAGAAATTTCCTCAGCTTCAACCGCAATTTTCTGGACGAGGTGGGTTCGGAGGATTCCTTTGGAAGAACGATCTGGAGTCTCGGTTATCTCATGCAAAACGCTCCGAATGATGCTTTTTACCAGACAGCAAGGTTGGTCTTTTTTGATGCAGCTCCTAATTTTGAAAAAATGAAATCAATCAGAGGTATTGCCAACACAATGATTGGCATCAGCTATTACCTTAAAGCAAATCCGGGAGATCTCGAGATAAAGATGTGTCTGGTAAGAATGACGGACGTTCTTGTGGCACATTTTGAACAAAACAGATCAAAAGACTGGGATTGGTTTGAATCGCTTTTGGCGTATGATAATGGGATTCTGCCTTTAGCATTATTACATGCCTCACAAGTCTTAGAAAATAAAAAAGCAAAAGACATTGCCTTTGAATCCATGAATTTCCTGACTACTCACACACTGAAGGATGGTTATTTATCTGTAATTGGCAACAGACAATGGTTCATAAAAGATAAAGAACGTTCTGTTTACGCGCAGCAGCCAATAGATGCGATGGCCATGGTACTGGCATACCATCAAGCATTTGTTTTAACAGAAGACAGGAAGTATCTCGAAAATATTTTCACTTCTTATCTCTGGTTTTTAGGTGAAAATGATCTTCGGCTGAGTCTGTATGATTTTGAGACCAAAGGATGTTGTGATGGTTTCGAGGATTATGGCATTAACCGCAATCAGGGCGCCGAAAGTTCACTGGCCTATCTCATTTCGCATCTTACGGTCTTACAAGCGTATGAAGAATCCGCTCATTTTCGGGAAGTGAGTACTTCAAATAATTCAGTCAACCACACAACACGGCATAGTGAGACGGAGATTTCAAAAATAGATTAG
- a CDS encoding glycoside hydrolase family 130 protein, with product MRVPVTRKQLHFLPDSSRVVARYFMNGDTATKDTLALVFAMSDYEVHTALNQTLREFAYRHRHITYLFKKHYNNVIGIIKEMQVNINEISEERKLLIGSYLTMEYSLESTAFFNPSIIPDVDQTYLEKGEMRVIISFRATGEGHISSIVFRRAILDRNNDLHLMSIGKSMDMAEVLQKTSYHKGRFVKKMQEMKIPDKYYIDIVENLPNHFDYATLKNSVDSTLKDASISTDRKIALEEIAWLLESYYDIEFQHDSDISERVIYPVSESESNGIEDARFVQFTDDDGSVKFYATYTAYNSHTILPKFLSTEDFCTFRIMPLRGKGAMGKNLAFFPKKIKGQYAMLSRIDGINNYIMFSDRNTLWDNPILLQKPKYAWEFSKIGNCGSPIWTEKGWLIITHGVGPMRRYCIGASLLDLDDPTKEIGRLEEPLLIPLANEREGYVPNVVYSCGSIIHNNHLILPYAVSDYSTTYAVVELAALFEGLKI from the coding sequence ATGAGAGTTCCAGTTACACGAAAACAATTGCATTTCCTACCTGACTCCAGTAGGGTAGTTGCGCGCTATTTTATGAATGGTGATACTGCGACGAAAGATACTTTAGCATTGGTTTTTGCGATGAGTGATTACGAAGTCCATACCGCTTTAAACCAAACATTAAGGGAGTTTGCCTATAGACATCGTCACATTACTTATCTTTTTAAGAAGCATTATAATAATGTGATTGGCATCATTAAAGAAATGCAGGTTAATATCAATGAAATATCAGAGGAGCGTAAACTTCTGATCGGTTCATATCTTACGATGGAATATTCCCTTGAATCGACTGCATTTTTTAACCCTTCTATTATTCCCGATGTGGATCAGACTTATCTGGAGAAAGGCGAAATGCGCGTTATCATTTCCTTCAGAGCCACTGGTGAAGGTCATATCTCATCTATCGTATTCCGGCGGGCAATACTAGATAGAAACAACGATTTACACTTGATGAGTATCGGCAAATCGATGGACATGGCTGAAGTCCTGCAAAAAACTTCTTACCATAAGGGAAGGTTTGTTAAAAAAATGCAGGAGATGAAAATTCCTGATAAGTATTATATTGACATTGTTGAAAATCTACCCAATCATTTTGATTATGCTACTTTAAAAAATTCTGTAGACAGTACATTGAAAGATGCAAGTATAAGTACTGATAGAAAGATTGCTCTGGAAGAAATTGCATGGTTACTGGAGTCTTATTATGATATTGAATTTCAGCATGACTCAGATATTAGCGAACGTGTAATTTATCCTGTTTCAGAATCGGAAAGCAATGGGATCGAAGATGCCCGTTTTGTTCAGTTTACAGATGATGATGGAAGCGTGAAATTTTACGCTACTTACACTGCCTATAATAGTCATACTATTTTACCAAAGTTTCTTTCCACCGAAGATTTCTGCACCTTCAGAATTATGCCTTTGCGCGGAAAAGGTGCGATGGGAAAAAATTTGGCATTTTTCCCCAAGAAAATAAAAGGTCAATATGCAATGCTGTCCCGGATAGACGGAATTAATAACTATATCATGTTCTCTGATCGGAATACGCTTTGGGATAATCCGATTCTTCTTCAGAAACCCAAGTATGCATGGGAATTTTCGAAAATAGGAAATTGCGGCTCACCGATCTGGACCGAAAAAGGATGGTTGATCATTACCCACGGAGTAGGTCCGATGCGAAGATATTGTATTGGCGCGTCGTTACTGGATTTGGATGATCCGACCAAAGAAATTGGAAGGTTAGAAGAACCGTTGCTCATTCCGTTGGCAAACGAGCGGGAAGGATATGTTCCCAATGTCGTGTATTCATGCGGATCCATTATCCATAATAACCATCTGATTTTGCCTTATGCAGTTTCCGATTATTCTACCACTTATGCCGTTGTGGAGTTGGCAGCATTATTTGAAGGTTTAAAGATTTAG
- a CDS encoding shikimate kinase → MIISLIGYMGSGKSHISKVLSQKLQLKLIDLDKEIFLKNRMTIPEIFEKRGEIYFRKQERLLLEEIFDTEKDCILSLGGGTPAYYNNIELITQKSESVYLRSSVKTLTERLLKQKQKRPLIAKIPDENLPEFIAKHLFERQVFYGQAKYTVATDAKTPEEIGDEIIALINLP, encoded by the coding sequence ATGATAATTTCACTCATCGGGTATATGGGCAGCGGCAAATCTCACATTTCCAAAGTTTTGAGCCAAAAACTTCAATTAAAATTAATTGACTTAGACAAGGAAATATTTTTGAAAAACAGAATGACAATTCCCGAAATCTTCGAAAAAAGGGGTGAAATCTACTTTAGAAAACAAGAAAGACTTCTTTTAGAAGAAATTTTTGATACCGAAAAAGACTGCATCCTGAGTTTAGGTGGCGGCACTCCCGCTTATTATAACAATATCGAACTCATTACCCAAAAAAGCGAAAGTGTTTATTTACGAAGTTCAGTAAAAACATTGACGGAACGGCTGTTGAAACAAAAGCAAAAACGCCCGTTGATTGCAAAAATCCCTGATGAAAATCTCCCAGAATTTATTGCGAAACATCTTTTTGAAAGACAGGTTTTCTACGGCCAGGCAAAATACACCGTCGCCACAGATGCTAAAACTCCCGAAGAAATCGGCGATGAAATCATTGCTTTAATTAATCTTCCTTAG
- a CDS encoding RNA-binding S4 domain-containing protein, whose protein sequence is MRIDKFLWCVRFYKTRSIATDEIKKNRVSLAGQTVKSSREVKDGDLIKIRKNQIDYQIKIIQIPKSRIGPKLVPLHIEDRTEKEQYEILKLRNLNQEHYRNKGEGRPTKKDRRELDGFTAGDSNSDMENSDWDLFFSEVDDDSKED, encoded by the coding sequence ATGAGAATAGATAAGTTTTTATGGTGCGTTCGTTTTTATAAAACCAGAAGTATTGCTACAGATGAGATTAAAAAGAACAGAGTCTCGCTCGCAGGTCAGACTGTAAAATCATCCAGAGAGGTGAAAGACGGAGATTTGATTAAAATTAGAAAAAACCAGATCGACTACCAAATCAAAATTATACAGATTCCTAAAAGCAGAATAGGTCCAAAATTGGTTCCGCTCCATATCGAAGACCGCACGGAAAAAGAACAGTATGAAATTCTGAAATTACGAAATCTCAATCAGGAACATTACCGGAACAAAGGAGAAGGCCGACCAACCAAAAAAGACCGAAGGGAACTCGACGGTTTTACCGCAGGAGATAGCAATTCTGACATGGAGAACAGCGACTGGGACCTGTTTTTCAGCGAGGTGGATGACGACTCTAAGGAAGATTAA
- the recO gene encoding DNA repair protein RecO: MQTQNCFLLSYLKYGDNDAVLHCFTGENGFQSFFAKGIYSAKNKMKPYLFPLNLLNITVFKAVAENRISRISKIELAPDHYDFQEVAMNSILFFTADFLHQVLREEGKNIMLFKEIETVRKEISAQNYDAYLVFIFKYLSISGVAPLYGDQKFLNPESGIFEDHISHPFFDEAISSLWKRFLNSTDAYEMRLKRDERSSFLDALMIYCRIHITGFYTPNSLAVVRQIFE, encoded by the coding sequence ATGCAAACTCAAAACTGTTTTCTTCTTTCTTATTTAAAATATGGCGATAATGATGCAGTCTTGCATTGTTTTACCGGCGAAAACGGTTTTCAGAGTTTCTTTGCGAAAGGAATTTATTCAGCCAAAAATAAAATGAAACCCTATCTTTTTCCGCTTAATTTATTAAACATAACTGTTTTTAAAGCTGTGGCAGAAAATAGAATATCCCGAATTTCAAAAATAGAACTGGCTCCGGATCATTACGATTTTCAGGAAGTTGCCATGAATTCGATTTTGTTTTTTACTGCTGATTTCTTACATCAGGTTTTGCGCGAAGAAGGGAAAAATATAATGCTGTTTAAAGAAATTGAAACTGTAAGAAAAGAAATCAGTGCTCAAAATTACGACGCGTATCTGGTTTTTATTTTTAAATATCTTTCTATTTCAGGAGTTGCACCGTTATATGGCGATCAGAAATTTCTAAATCCGGAAAGTGGAATTTTTGAAGATCATATATCTCATCCTTTTTTTGATGAAGCTATTTCTTCGCTTTGGAAAAGATTTTTAAATAGCACCGATGCTTATGAGATGAGGCTGAAGCGTGACGAAAGAAGCTCGTTTCTGGATGCGCTGATGATCTACTGCCGGATTCACATCACCGGTTTCTACACACCGAATTCCTTAGCAGTCGTCCGGCAGATTTTCGAATAG
- the porZ gene encoding type IX secretion system anionic LPS delivery protein PorZ → MKKILPLLLYFFSLNFSAQKISSAKWSDLFSYNNVLAIREDSGKLIAATENGIFFYTPATGEITKLSKANGLHEVKISAFDYNPATKFGLVGYKNGSLDVITPEGITYVVDIPIATGYSGDKKINHISITGNLAVISVGYGVSVFRLDKKEFGDSAFFINSGTYQASREAVIKDNIVYAATSTGLKKHEMNVTFPIYTTWETAAGGDFTQIAKGDILAYANTNMVKYGDGSTFSTLPQRFSNVQDVVVTAQNIIVADLNAVSVFGITGNLIKSYSTAEQLNTGFFYFSKIYAGTKVSGILNENGDVLKPDGPYDNTSYKISLLDDKLYVSTGNRTNRYNDASPNAKNLGFYYFTGSEWIYPTFFVNSSLGFNVMDVVANPSDMTEVFFTNYIPTGSQGVYRMKYDPSRKDFEVKKVYTTGKDFYHGRPLGLAYDKKNNLFGTVAYLDIENTAGNSGMMAYDKSSDSFSYKTLKMGTGVQKPLISDGYIWIPLPRDAALAAVNYKGTSSVLDDDIYFVRKTAGLPASSEGIISVAMDRSGDLWIGTDSGVRILSSAVSNIQNDPSVNPIIIEENSVGEELFRDSSILQIEVDSGNQKWISISEGGVFYLNSTGEKTINRFTKENSPLPTNSVTDIKVDSKTGKVYFVTLDGVVVYQGDVLEVTENFGDVLVYPNPVVYAQYKGNVRIRGLAAKTNIRITDAAGNLVHQAVARGGSYEWNLTNHRGVRVASGIYFVLMTNEDGTDTATAKIAVVN, encoded by the coding sequence ATGAAAAAAATACTGCCCCTTTTACTTTATTTCTTTTCATTGAATTTTTCTGCGCAAAAAATTTCCTCGGCTAAATGGTCAGATTTATTTTCGTACAATAATGTTTTGGCTATTCGGGAAGACAGCGGAAAACTCATTGCGGCCACAGAAAATGGAATCTTTTTCTACACTCCGGCGACTGGTGAAATAACCAAATTATCAAAAGCCAACGGACTTCATGAGGTGAAGATTTCCGCCTTTGATTATAACCCGGCAACCAAATTTGGACTGGTAGGTTACAAAAACGGATCATTGGATGTGATTACGCCCGAAGGGATTACGTATGTGGTAGATATTCCCATTGCAACAGGATATAGTGGTGATAAAAAAATAAATCATATTTCTATTACAGGGAATTTAGCCGTAATCTCAGTTGGTTATGGGGTTTCTGTTTTCAGATTAGATAAAAAAGAATTTGGAGACTCCGCCTTTTTTATAAATAGTGGTACTTATCAGGCATCCAGAGAAGCGGTAATTAAAGATAACATCGTTTACGCTGCCACCTCTACCGGCTTGAAAAAGCATGAAATGAATGTGACCTTTCCAATTTATACGACCTGGGAGACGGCAGCGGGTGGTGATTTTACTCAAATTGCTAAAGGAGATATTTTAGCTTATGCAAATACTAACATGGTGAAATATGGTGACGGAAGCACGTTCTCAACATTACCGCAGCGTTTTTCGAATGTTCAGGATGTTGTCGTGACTGCACAAAATATTATTGTTGCAGATTTAAATGCAGTTTCAGTTTTTGGAATTACCGGCAATCTGATAAAATCATATTCAACAGCAGAGCAGCTGAATACAGGATTTTTCTACTTTTCAAAAATTTATGCAGGTACTAAAGTTTCGGGAATTTTAAATGAGAACGGTGATGTTTTGAAACCTGATGGACCTTACGATAATACATCATACAAAATTTCCTTACTGGACGATAAACTTTATGTTTCAACGGGCAATAGAACAAACAGATATAATGACGCATCTCCAAATGCTAAAAATCTTGGTTTTTATTATTTCACAGGTTCAGAATGGATATATCCGACCTTTTTTGTTAACAGTTCATTAGGATTTAATGTGATGGATGTAGTAGCTAATCCTTCAGATATGACAGAGGTTTTTTTTACAAATTATATTCCAACGGGCAGTCAGGGTGTATATCGAATGAAATATGATCCCTCTCGAAAAGATTTTGAGGTAAAGAAAGTGTACACAACAGGAAAAGATTTTTATCATGGTAGACCTTTAGGTCTTGCATACGATAAAAAAAATAATCTTTTTGGTACTGTTGCCTATTTGGATATTGAAAATACTGCAGGAAATTCTGGAATGATGGCTTATGACAAATCTTCGGATTCATTTTCTTATAAAACCCTTAAGATGGGCACAGGGGTACAGAAACCTTTAATTTCTGATGGTTATATTTGGATACCCCTACCTAGAGATGCTGCTTTGGCTGCAGTGAATTATAAAGGGACCTCAAGTGTCTTGGATGATGATATTTATTTTGTACGAAAAACGGCAGGTTTACCAGCAAGCTCCGAGGGTATAATCTCAGTAGCGATGGATCGTTCAGGTGACTTGTGGATTGGGACTGATAGTGGAGTGAGGATTCTTTCTTCTGCAGTATCAAATATTCAAAATGATCCCAGTGTAAATCCCATAATAATTGAAGAAAATAGTGTTGGTGAAGAGCTGTTTCGAGATAGCAGTATTTTACAGATCGAAGTAGATAGTGGGAATCAGAAATGGATATCTATTAGCGAGGGTGGAGTCTTCTATTTAAATTCAACAGGAGAAAAGACGATTAATCGTTTTACAAAAGAAAACTCTCCTCTTCCCACCAATAGCGTTACCGACATTAAAGTGGACAGCAAAACCGGAAAAGTATATTTTGTAACTCTGGATGGAGTGGTTGTCTACCAAGGCGATGTTTTGGAAGTTACCGAAAACTTCGGCGATGTTTTGGTGTATCCAAATCCTGTTGTTTATGCTCAGTACAAAGGGAATGTGCGTATCCGGGGTTTAGCCGCTAAAACAAATATCAGAATCACTGATGCAGCAGGTAATTTGGTTCATCAAGCCGTCGCGCGCGGTGGGTCTTATGAGTGGAATCTTACTAATCATCGTGGTGTGCGGGTAGCATCTGGAATTTATTTTGTCTTAATGACCAATGAAGATGGAACAGATACCGCTACTGCTAAAATTGCGGTGGTGAATTAA